In the genome of Bacillus sp. S3, one region contains:
- a CDS encoding M14 family metallopeptidase, translating into MKKKKQKWKRNLVVMTAITGLGFSTFYPGLSIPVAAVEQADQPIPKEESVSIVQLEVPNQKAKEKLLELGIDLTHRAHEHNGIFEVDAVVTPTEIAMLKTFGIKVKDTIITENEWNLRTSERQTAMQLTSNLATAEDTVKILRANHFTNQSGTFLYIEAKSSAGTAASTALTATWTENGVEKSATLTRFVDYGEYMYHYLELPVNAIPTSVKINSNLGGTATAAVTEWLGADKPGNPKKHYVKDFVDHYMDPTELYQRAEKLAKEFPDLVEIIDMPNKTNGYRRLAQGTVGGTQASAVVVTSKAWGHEGGNDVSVEFKNPGANNASLKVNLEDKKILVDLTTDSTGKVTSTASQVAAALNTHASNLVSAITYRTTGGTGIVSPTTTAVKLTDDLSAPATISRDPFTVKAIRIGKHRDGSKPGVLGYAQEHAREWVTPLVTIETAERLLRNYAHDGETKQLVNNLDIFLVPSVNPDGAHYSFYDFNGQRKNMTNYCGPTESDPGYRTSWGVDLNRNHTVGSAFDGYVGASTTQCRSGTYAGPAENSEPEARNLVWLADQNPNIKFAMNIHSYGGYFMWSPGSYDPNRVTLPRPSAGEEAFYWAASDKILNDIQDHRGTVILPSRTGPIPDVLYSAAGNSADYLWYEKGIYAWNFEVGADLWNKDTKRWQAVGFQPAFQEGHEEAMEFANGLIGLIKVAYNHSKDKQPPSTKAVPGNGKFSGPVEVAFETSEAATIYYTLDGSRPTFQSAKLKLSGTRENAETLKIGKTSTLNWFAVDAAGNIEKNYNPISKGNNFNTVTLTIK; encoded by the coding sequence GTGAAAAAGAAAAAACAGAAATGGAAAAGGAATTTAGTAGTAATGACTGCCATTACCGGACTAGGATTCTCCACTTTTTACCCGGGCCTTAGTATTCCGGTTGCAGCAGTCGAACAGGCTGACCAGCCGATTCCTAAGGAAGAGTCAGTCTCTATTGTTCAACTAGAGGTACCGAATCAGAAAGCAAAGGAAAAACTACTTGAGCTGGGTATTGACCTTACCCACAGAGCCCATGAACACAATGGAATTTTTGAAGTGGATGCAGTTGTCACACCAACAGAGATTGCAATGTTGAAAACCTTTGGCATCAAAGTGAAAGACACCATCATTACTGAAAATGAATGGAATCTCAGAACCTCAGAAAGGCAAACAGCTATGCAGTTAACCTCAAATTTGGCCACCGCTGAGGACACAGTAAAAATTCTTCGTGCCAACCATTTTACAAATCAATCGGGCACATTCCTGTATATCGAAGCGAAATCCAGTGCAGGTACAGCAGCGAGTACTGCGCTCACGGCAACTTGGACCGAGAATGGTGTTGAAAAATCCGCAACACTTACTAGATTCGTTGATTACGGTGAATACATGTATCATTATTTGGAATTACCTGTAAACGCCATTCCTACTTCTGTAAAAATAAACAGTAATCTTGGTGGAACAGCTACTGCTGCAGTTACGGAATGGCTCGGTGCGGACAAGCCTGGTAATCCGAAAAAACACTATGTTAAGGATTTTGTAGACCACTACATGGATCCAACCGAATTATATCAACGTGCTGAAAAGCTTGCGAAAGAGTTTCCCGATTTAGTAGAAATTATCGATATGCCTAACAAAACAAATGGCTACAGACGTCTTGCACAAGGAACAGTGGGAGGTACTCAAGCTTCCGCTGTTGTGGTTACCTCCAAAGCATGGGGGCATGAAGGCGGCAATGATGTGTCGGTAGAATTCAAGAATCCAGGGGCCAATAATGCTTCATTGAAAGTTAACCTAGAAGATAAAAAGATTTTAGTAGATTTGACTACCGATTCAACAGGGAAAGTCACTAGTACAGCAAGCCAAGTGGCTGCAGCACTAAATACTCATGCAAGTAATCTTGTGTCTGCGATTACATATCGCACCACTGGCGGAACCGGAATTGTTTCCCCAACAACAACTGCGGTGAAATTAACGGACGACTTAAGTGCACCAGCCACTATTTCTCGTGACCCGTTTACCGTAAAAGCAATTCGAATCGGGAAGCACCGTGACGGTTCAAAGCCCGGTGTCCTTGGATACGCACAAGAGCATGCCCGCGAGTGGGTAACACCACTAGTAACGATTGAAACAGCAGAACGACTACTACGCAATTACGCCCATGATGGCGAAACGAAGCAACTGGTAAACAACCTTGATATTTTCCTTGTGCCGTCAGTAAATCCTGATGGAGCCCATTACAGTTTCTATGATTTCAATGGTCAACGTAAAAATATGACCAATTACTGTGGTCCCACTGAATCCGATCCAGGATATCGAACTTCCTGGGGAGTTGACCTTAACCGCAATCACACTGTCGGTTCAGCTTTTGATGGATATGTGGGTGCATCGACTACACAATGTAGAAGTGGTACCTACGCTGGTCCTGCAGAGAATTCCGAGCCAGAAGCCAGGAATCTAGTATGGCTTGCTGATCAAAATCCAAATATTAAGTTTGCGATGAATATTCATAGCTATGGTGGATACTTTATGTGGTCGCCTGGTTCATACGATCCAAACCGTGTTACTCTCCCTCGTCCATCTGCAGGGGAGGAAGCCTTCTACTGGGCAGCATCTGATAAAATTTTAAATGACATCCAAGACCACCGCGGAACTGTCATTCTTCCTAGCCGCACAGGTCCAATTCCTGATGTGCTGTACTCTGCAGCAGGTAACTCTGCGGACTACCTATGGTATGAAAAGGGAATATATGCCTGGAACTTCGAAGTAGGGGCAGATTTATGGAATAAGGATACGAAAAGATGGCAAGCAGTTGGTTTCCAGCCAGCATTTCAAGAGGGTCATGAAGAGGCCATGGAATTTGCTAACGGTTTGATCGGCTTGATTAAAGTAGCCTATAATCATTCTAAAGATAAACAGCCGCCTTCCACAAAAGCTGTACCGGGTAATGGTAAATTCTCTGGACCAGTTGAGGTTGCATTTGAAACAAGCGAAGCAGCAACGATCTATTATACACTCGACGGCAGCCGCCCTACCTTCCAATCTGCAAAACTCAAATTAAGCGGAACCCGAGAAAATGCAGAGACTTTAAAAATTGGTAAAACGTCCACATTGAACTGGTTCGCTGTTGACGCAGCAGGTAATATTGAGAAAAACTACAATCCTATTAGCAAAGGAAATAATTTTAACACTGTAACACTGACAATCAAGTAA
- a CDS encoding biotin transporter BioY: MNMKKFRALDLTLAGMFVALMAIGANITTIAPFLQVGGVPITLQTFFAILAGAILGSRLGSIAMTVYMLVGFVGVPVFAGFIGGPSIIFRPTFGFILSYIFTAFIIGKIVEKKKTMSAFIIASLIGMVVNYLFGTNWMYYAYKLWAAAPDGFTYKMAWLWMIAPLPKDIILAIFAGIMAHRLEKTVLSKGHFKHIKRAS, encoded by the coding sequence ATGAATATGAAGAAGTTTAGGGCACTTGATTTAACGCTTGCCGGAATGTTTGTGGCACTGATGGCCATTGGAGCCAATATTACAACAATCGCTCCTTTTTTACAGGTAGGGGGTGTGCCAATAACGCTGCAAACCTTTTTTGCTATTTTAGCAGGAGCGATTTTGGGCAGCCGCTTAGGGTCAATAGCAATGACAGTTTATATGTTAGTGGGCTTTGTAGGGGTTCCAGTTTTTGCTGGCTTTATCGGAGGGCCCTCTATCATCTTCCGGCCTACCTTTGGCTTTATTCTTTCCTATATTTTCACTGCATTTATCATAGGAAAAATAGTTGAAAAGAAGAAAACTATGTCTGCCTTTATCATTGCATCACTAATCGGAATGGTGGTCAACTACTTATTCGGTACAAACTGGATGTACTATGCCTATAAACTTTGGGCAGCAGCACCAGACGGATTTACCTACAAAATGGCATGGCTCTGGATGATAGCCCCACTGCCAAAGGATATCATCCTAGCCATCTTCGCAGGAATCATGGCCCACCGCCTAGAAAAAACCGTCCTCTCAAAAGGACATTTCAAACATATAAAACGTGCTTCATAA
- a CDS encoding nucleoside deaminase: protein MKEEMYMKMAVEIAYENVITNGGGPFGAIVVKNGQIISTGQNQVTLINDPTAHAEMQAIRTACKVLNSYQLTGCELYTSCEPCPMCLGAIYWSRLKVVYYGCTNEDAAKIGFDDQFIYKQLNIPPDQRSIPMYRILPPNTYAPFNAWISKPNKKNY from the coding sequence ATGAAGGAAGAAATGTATATGAAGATGGCGGTGGAAATTGCCTACGAAAACGTAATAACAAACGGCGGCGGTCCGTTCGGGGCCATAGTGGTTAAAAACGGGCAGATTATTAGTACTGGACAAAACCAGGTGACCCTAATAAATGATCCGACTGCACACGCTGAGATGCAAGCTATTCGGACCGCATGTAAGGTATTGAATAGCTATCAATTAACAGGCTGTGAGCTATATACAAGTTGTGAACCCTGCCCAATGTGCCTTGGGGCAATCTATTGGTCAAGACTAAAAGTAGTATACTATGGTTGTACAAATGAAGATGCGGCAAAAATTGGATTTGATGACCAATTTATCTATAAACAACTAAACATACCTCCGGATCAGCGAAGCATCCCAATGTATCGAATCCTCCCGCCGAATACGTATGCACCATTCAACGCCTGGATCAGCAAACCGAATAAGAAGAATTATTAG
- a CDS encoding GntR family transcriptional regulator, with protein MIPNLDGTKPIYIQLSEWLENEILNGNFESDQKIYSQYQLAEIFNINPATAAKGLNILADEQILYKKRGLGMFITSNAKDTILKKRKNQTLKRLVRDIVAEAGRLQVSKEELIEMIKAADTGEAEK; from the coding sequence TTGATTCCTAATCTGGATGGAACGAAGCCGATCTATATCCAACTATCGGAGTGGCTGGAAAATGAGATCTTGAACGGTAATTTTGAAAGCGATCAAAAGATTTACTCCCAGTATCAGCTTGCAGAGATTTTTAATATTAACCCGGCAACTGCCGCGAAGGGACTGAATATTTTGGCGGATGAGCAGATTTTATATAAAAAGCGCGGGCTTGGGATGTTTATTACAAGCAATGCGAAAGACACAATCCTTAAGAAGCGAAAAAACCAAACCTTAAAAAGGCTAGTACGTGATATTGTTGCGGAAGCAGGACGGCTCCAGGTAAGTAAAGAGGAATTAATCGAAATGATCAAAGCGGCTGACACTGGGGAGGCAGAGAAATGA
- a CDS encoding M14 family zinc carboxypeptidase, with protein sequence MKKKKIAGLLAVSLLTTVPWTVGFAEGPKWTNVNVYEEQDGSKFNSENYDFVKFSQIGSKLKDIEKQSNRVKVEVRGTSADGHPLYVVTIADPGAQGKFGKIQSLRKQMFKNPGKAQDWIANNPDFKVPIMINGSIHGTEFAGSDAILQLIERFATENDQETKNILENNILIFNVVQNPDGRVDATRFNGEGIDLNRDFITQSQPETKETVGLIKEWNPMVFLDTHGYVKNYGPNLQGLIEPCTPPHNPNYEYDLYNKWAYQQAEAMEAQIMKEKGQFSDSSLYQNMEGVYVPQRDDADGWDDYPPIFTPMYAMYHGAYGHTLETPTNDWNGVRWMYNAIMGALNFATENKQAMITDQIEMFKRGINFDHPFHKDGFFPKAYILPVDEKDPTVTHKAVNHLMNNDIDVVQAPKAFVVDGKTYPKGTFIVKMDQAKAGLANTMLWDGEDISNDTAAMYDISAWSLPELWGFEAIPTQSSVDVITTKVNNINEQGSVTGKGPYLIPNSSVKSIELVNTLLQQGVAVKRDTKGDFYTEAAANTISAAVKTSGLQVESTAKVPVDAVALSTLKVAILKDGGMGKVQSHSGTKLALKRLGFDVTEVTPIEVAENGLNGFDAFVYSGTASLITSNLSAANKEFGLQDRAQEAKLKANITDFIAHGGKYIAVGSSASQATKTLGLTDDTINTGGSNSNGIVKVNYEGTGLTAGYGQDDLGFVYRPTWYTNTGNDKVVATYANSNDFFVAGHWRNNSGAKGQAVMVKEQDKDVTLIGLEAGFRDHTDYLFRLLSNAIFEK encoded by the coding sequence ATGAAGAAGAAGAAGATTGCAGGCCTTTTAGCTGTTAGTTTACTTACCACTGTGCCATGGACTGTCGGGTTTGCTGAGGGACCAAAATGGACAAATGTCAATGTATATGAAGAGCAGGATGGTAGTAAGTTTAATAGTGAAAACTATGACTTTGTAAAATTCTCACAAATTGGCTCCAAGTTGAAAGACATTGAAAAACAATCTAACCGTGTAAAGGTTGAGGTTCGAGGTACGTCTGCAGATGGTCATCCTCTTTATGTTGTGACGATTGCTGATCCTGGGGCACAGGGGAAGTTTGGTAAAATCCAATCACTTAGAAAACAAATGTTTAAAAACCCTGGCAAAGCTCAGGATTGGATTGCTAACAATCCAGACTTTAAAGTGCCTATTATGATTAATGGTTCCATTCATGGCACGGAATTTGCTGGATCTGATGCCATTCTCCAGTTAATTGAACGCTTCGCAACCGAAAATGATCAAGAGACCAAGAATATTTTGGAGAATAATATACTTATTTTTAACGTCGTTCAAAACCCTGATGGACGTGTGGATGCCACCCGTTTTAACGGGGAAGGAATTGACTTGAATCGTGACTTCATCACCCAGTCCCAGCCAGAAACGAAAGAAACCGTTGGGCTTATTAAAGAATGGAACCCGATGGTATTCCTTGATACGCATGGATATGTGAAAAATTATGGGCCAAACCTACAGGGATTAATCGAGCCATGTACACCGCCGCATAATCCGAACTACGAGTATGATTTATATAACAAGTGGGCTTATCAGCAGGCAGAAGCAATGGAAGCCCAAATAATGAAAGAAAAGGGTCAATTCTCGGATAGCAGCCTATATCAAAATATGGAAGGAGTCTACGTTCCACAGCGTGATGACGCTGATGGATGGGATGATTATCCGCCAATCTTCACCCCGATGTACGCGATGTACCATGGTGCATATGGACATACCTTAGAAACGCCAACGAATGATTGGAATGGCGTCCGCTGGATGTATAACGCTATTATGGGTGCGCTTAATTTCGCGACGGAGAACAAGCAGGCAATGATTACTGACCAAATTGAAATGTTTAAACGCGGGATTAATTTTGATCATCCATTCCACAAGGATGGCTTCTTCCCGAAAGCCTATATCCTTCCAGTCGATGAAAAAGACCCTACTGTCACGCATAAAGCGGTCAATCATTTAATGAATAATGACATTGATGTGGTTCAAGCGCCGAAAGCATTTGTTGTCGATGGAAAAACATATCCTAAAGGAACGTTCATCGTAAAGATGGACCAGGCAAAGGCTGGATTAGCGAACACGATGCTTTGGGACGGGGAAGACATCTCAAACGATACGGCTGCGATGTATGATATTTCAGCATGGAGCTTGCCGGAGCTTTGGGGCTTTGAAGCAATACCGACACAAAGTTCTGTCGACGTGATAACAACAAAGGTCAACAACATTAATGAACAAGGTTCAGTTACGGGCAAAGGTCCATACCTGATTCCGAACAGTTCTGTCAAATCTATCGAGCTAGTAAATACGCTGCTTCAACAAGGTGTAGCTGTTAAACGTGATACAAAAGGTGATTTTTACACAGAAGCAGCAGCCAATACGATCTCAGCAGCTGTAAAAACATCTGGTTTGCAGGTGGAAAGCACGGCTAAAGTGCCGGTGGATGCGGTTGCCTTATCGACCTTAAAAGTAGCGATTTTAAAGGACGGCGGAATGGGGAAAGTTCAGTCCCATAGCGGTACAAAGCTAGCCTTGAAGCGACTTGGCTTTGATGTAACCGAAGTGACACCGATTGAAGTGGCGGAAAACGGTCTTAATGGTTTTGATGCCTTTGTTTATAGCGGCACGGCTAGCTTGATAACCTCAAACTTAAGTGCTGCCAACAAGGAATTTGGTTTACAAGACAGGGCACAAGAAGCTAAGTTGAAAGCGAACATTACAGACTTTATTGCCCACGGCGGCAAATATATTGCAGTCGGGTCAAGTGCATCCCAGGCTACGAAAACTCTCGGACTAACGGATGATACCATAAATACAGGCGGGTCCAACAGTAACGGAATTGTGAAGGTTAACTATGAAGGGACCGGTTTAACTGCCGGCTATGGTCAGGATGATCTAGGGTTTGTCTACCGCCCAACATGGTATACGAATACCGGAAATGATAAAGTAGTCGCAACCTATGCAAACAGTAACGATTTCTTTGTGGCCGGCCATTGGAGAAATAACAGTGGTGCGAAAGGGCAGGCTGTTATGGTTAAAGAGCAGGATAAAGATGTGACATTGATTGGTTTAGAAGCAGGCTTCCGTGACCATACGGATTACTTATTCAGACTATTATCCAATGCGATTTTTGAAAAATAA
- a CDS encoding ribonuclease H-like YkuK family protein, with protein MKNSPDYPHSFQNLQENGLSFEQVFERIVAFMNSDPKGNYRLMVGTDSQVHRTQTIFITGIVIQNEGNGVWACIRKLSVPRRMTQLHERISLELSLTEEIVSMFTEERKNELIAIVLPHIYQGATFTMEGHIDIGSGKRNKTSEFVKEMVTRMESMGVEPKIKPNAFVASSYANRYTK; from the coding sequence ATGAAGAATTCCCCGGATTATCCCCATTCGTTTCAAAATCTTCAGGAGAATGGGCTTTCGTTCGAGCAGGTATTTGAACGGATTGTTGCATTCATGAACAGTGACCCTAAAGGGAATTACCGCCTAATGGTTGGCACAGATTCACAGGTTCATAGAACACAGACTATTTTTATCACTGGCATTGTGATTCAAAATGAAGGAAATGGTGTATGGGCATGCATAAGAAAGTTGAGCGTACCAAGGAGGATGACACAGTTACATGAGCGAATCTCACTAGAATTGTCCTTAACCGAGGAAATCGTATCTATGTTTACCGAGGAAAGGAAAAATGAATTAATAGCCATCGTCCTCCCTCATATTTACCAAGGAGCAACCTTCACTATGGAGGGACATATCGATATCGGGTCAGGCAAACGAAACAAGACAAGTGAATTCGTCAAAGAAATGGTCACACGAATGGAATCTATGGGAGTAGAACCGAAAATCAAACCGAATGCCTTCGTCGCCTCAAGCTATGCGAACCGGTACACCAAATAA
- a CDS encoding PAS domain S-box protein, which produces MAKCFPIFRKENESVVYNPDELIDLFLDCTADGICIVDMENRFIRINQMYTKIFGYTEEDILGRTFLEFPNPVEVVQIVEAVKLGKAFHNMNTQRNHKNGNRIDIAVSYSPFRNSMGEIIAIIAIYRDISESENIKRELKRTRELYRLITENTADMIKLYSMDKKIVYASPSHEKGIGYKPEQLIGKTVYDLILPEEKEHFDRICNAMIETGESQLFQIKIRTGRNEVIDSETTISPIYSEQGEVESFVAVGRNITDRIKNDDVLRNLDRLSIIGQLAAGVAHEIRNPLTSLKGFSKLLKNTSNKEKQDDYLSIITNELDRIDMIVNEFMSLAKPQAIQFERESLGSILESTVKILHPQALLHNVQIINHYHSNEIELLCNPNQMKQVFVNFLKNAIESMPNGGTVHIDVLKQEGKKVLIRFSDEGIGIDSELMGYLGTPFYTTKDKGIGLGLTVSNKIIQEHNGTMKVESEFGKGTTVNVELKYI; this is translated from the coding sequence ATGGCGAAGTGTTTCCCGATTTTTAGAAAAGAAAATGAATCTGTGGTCTATAATCCCGATGAATTAATTGACCTTTTTCTTGATTGTACGGCCGATGGAATCTGTATCGTCGATATGGAGAATCGGTTTATTCGCATCAATCAAATGTATACCAAGATTTTTGGCTATACCGAAGAGGATATTTTAGGGAGAACATTCTTAGAATTTCCCAATCCAGTGGAAGTGGTACAAATAGTAGAAGCAGTGAAACTAGGAAAAGCCTTCCATAATATGAATACACAACGTAATCATAAAAATGGAAATCGGATAGATATAGCAGTCTCCTATTCTCCTTTTAGAAATTCAATGGGAGAGATTATTGCTATTATCGCTATCTATCGTGACATTTCAGAGAGTGAAAATATTAAAAGGGAATTAAAAAGAACCCGTGAATTGTATCGCTTAATTACCGAAAATACCGCAGATATGATCAAACTTTATTCAATGGACAAGAAGATTGTCTATGCCTCCCCTTCACATGAAAAAGGAATTGGATATAAGCCGGAGCAATTAATCGGTAAAACCGTCTATGATCTTATTTTACCAGAGGAAAAGGAGCACTTTGATCGTATTTGCAATGCAATGATTGAAACAGGTGAGTCTCAGCTGTTTCAGATAAAAATAAGAACTGGGAGAAATGAAGTAATTGATTCTGAGACTACTATTTCTCCTATTTATAGTGAGCAGGGCGAGGTCGAATCCTTTGTGGCGGTTGGCAGAAATATTACGGACAGGATAAAAAATGATGATGTACTCCGAAATTTAGACCGGCTTTCCATCATCGGTCAATTAGCTGCTGGAGTCGCCCATGAAATTCGAAACCCATTAACTTCATTAAAAGGGTTTTCCAAACTTTTGAAAAATACTAGTAATAAAGAAAAGCAAGACGACTATTTATCAATTATCACGAATGAATTGGATCGAATCGATATGATTGTCAATGAATTTATGTCACTCGCCAAACCACAAGCCATTCAATTTGAGCGGGAAAGCCTGGGTTCAATCTTGGAAAGCACAGTGAAAATACTTCATCCACAGGCATTGCTGCATAATGTGCAAATCATCAACCATTACCATTCAAACGAGATTGAATTACTATGCAACCCAAACCAAATGAAACAAGTTTTTGTGAATTTCCTGAAAAATGCTATTGAATCTATGCCAAATGGTGGAACAGTCCATATCGATGTCCTGAAACAAGAAGGAAAGAAGGTACTCATTCGTTTTTCTGATGAAGGTATTGGGATTGATTCGGAACTGATGGGCTATTTGGGAACACCATTTTATACAACGAAAGATAAAGGAATCGGGCTTGGCCTAACCGTCAGCAACAAAATCATCCAAGAACATAACGGCACCATGAAAGTAGAAAGTGAGTTCGGTAAAGGCACCACCGTAAATGTAGAATTAAAGTATATCTAA
- a CDS encoding alanine/glycine:cation symporter family protein, protein MKIIESFVNGTNTLLWSYVLIILLIGSGLYFTFRTKFVQFRMVGEMFRLMGEGATGDKKGISSFQAFCISTASRVGTGNLAGVAIAITTGGPGAVFWMWLIALIGSASAFVESTLAQIFKVKDGDTFRGGPAYYMEKALNARWMGITFAVLISLTFGLAFNSVQANTITSSLNNSFGFNKTVIAIVLSVITAVIIFGGLKRIAKVAEWMVPIMAGAYILIALYIMVTNLSEIPGVFKLIFESAFGFKEAAGGALGAAMMNGIKRGLFSNEAGMGSAPNAAATANVSHPVKQGLIQSLGVFVDTLVICSSTAFIILLSGLYTSKEGNGIILTQNALEGSLGSWAGIFLTFIVFLFAFSSVVGNYYYGESNIEFMKNNKVVLNLYRIAVVGMVAFGSLAELSFVWSLADLFMGLMAIINLIAIILLGKIAFAALADYKKQKANGQNPVFYSSNIEGLTNLEAWEEAPTKAIQKKKLG, encoded by the coding sequence ATGAAAATAATTGAAAGTTTTGTGAATGGGACAAATACTTTACTTTGGTCATATGTTCTAATCATTTTATTAATTGGTTCCGGTCTTTATTTTACTTTTCGTACAAAGTTTGTCCAGTTTCGAATGGTAGGAGAGATGTTCCGCCTTATGGGTGAAGGGGCAACGGGGGATAAGAAAGGAATATCCTCTTTCCAAGCCTTTTGTATTAGTACGGCTTCACGCGTAGGAACCGGGAATCTTGCAGGTGTAGCGATTGCCATCACAACTGGCGGCCCGGGAGCCGTATTCTGGATGTGGTTGATCGCTTTGATTGGGTCAGCTTCCGCTTTTGTGGAAAGTACACTTGCGCAAATCTTTAAGGTGAAAGATGGGGACACGTTCCGAGGCGGACCAGCTTATTATATGGAAAAGGCGCTGAACGCCCGATGGATGGGAATCACTTTCGCGGTTTTAATTTCACTTACTTTTGGACTTGCCTTCAACTCTGTACAAGCGAACACAATTACAAGCTCGTTAAATAATTCTTTTGGCTTCAATAAAACCGTGATTGCAATTGTCTTGTCCGTTATTACGGCGGTCATTATTTTTGGCGGTCTTAAACGGATTGCTAAAGTGGCTGAGTGGATGGTTCCGATCATGGCAGGAGCTTACATTTTAATTGCTTTATATATAATGGTAACAAACTTATCTGAAATTCCAGGTGTCTTTAAATTAATTTTTGAAAGTGCCTTTGGCTTTAAAGAAGCAGCGGGTGGAGCACTTGGTGCCGCTATGATGAACGGAATTAAACGCGGATTGTTTTCAAACGAAGCAGGTATGGGTAGCGCACCGAACGCTGCAGCGACAGCAAATGTCAGCCATCCTGTCAAACAAGGTTTAATTCAGTCCCTTGGTGTATTTGTTGATACACTCGTGATTTGCAGCTCGACTGCGTTTATCATCCTTTTATCAGGTCTATATACGTCTAAAGAGGGGAACGGCATTATCTTGACGCAAAATGCGCTTGAGGGGTCATTAGGATCATGGGCCGGTATTTTCCTTACGTTCATCGTATTCCTATTTGCCTTCAGTTCTGTTGTGGGGAATTACTATTACGGTGAATCAAATATTGAATTTATGAAAAATAACAAGGTTGTCTTAAACCTATATCGTATCGCTGTTGTTGGTATGGTCGCTTTCGGCTCGTTGGCGGAGTTAAGCTTTGTCTGGAGCCTTGCCGATTTATTCATGGGATTAATGGCTATTATTAACTTAATCGCAATTATTCTACTTGGAAAAATAGCTTTCGCCGCGCTTGCAGATTACAAAAAGCAAAAAGCAAATGGCCAAAACCCAGTATTCTATTCCTCAAATATCGAAGGGCTTACAAACTTAGAAGCATGGGAAGAAGCCCCAACAAAAGCAATTCAAAAGAAAAAACTAGGCTAA
- a CDS encoding ABC transporter ATP-binding protein, translating to MSVIECNDLTKVYGGTKAVNNLSFKIEENKMTGLIGRNGAGKTTLLNMIAGLVKETAGELKVFSESPFNSLQVSANVMFIHDQMNLPTALNLKELLETAASFYPNWDRELAGRLFDYFSFNPLQHYNGLSKGMKSTFNMIVGLSARTPLTLFDEPTSGMDAAVRKDFYRALLKDYIAYPRSIIISSHHLNEIEDILEDILLVKEGKALLHMPVADLKEWAIGLQGKKAIINEWTQNEEVIYTKSIGLEQSYVVVRNHFSETDLQRANHAGIDLTPVTASDLCVYLTSKTKGGIDDVFNKG from the coding sequence ATGAGTGTAATCGAATGCAACGATTTGACAAAGGTGTATGGTGGAACAAAAGCGGTAAACAATCTTTCCTTCAAAATCGAAGAAAATAAAATGACCGGTCTCATCGGCAGAAATGGTGCCGGGAAAACAACACTGCTCAACATGATTGCTGGTTTGGTAAAAGAAACGGCTGGAGAACTGAAGGTTTTTTCCGAAAGTCCCTTTAATAGTCTGCAAGTTTCAGCCAATGTCATGTTTATTCATGACCAAATGAATTTACCGACTGCCTTAAATCTTAAGGAATTACTAGAAACGGCAGCAAGCTTTTATCCCAATTGGGACCGCGAGTTGGCAGGCCGCCTTTTTGATTATTTCTCCTTCAATCCACTGCAGCATTATAACGGACTTTCAAAAGGAATGAAGAGTACGTTTAACATGATAGTAGGCTTATCTGCCCGGACACCGTTAACACTTTTTGATGAACCGACTTCAGGGATGGATGCGGCAGTAAGAAAGGATTTCTACCGCGCCTTACTGAAGGATTACATTGCCTATCCACGCAGCATCATTATTTCCAGCCACCACTTAAATGAAATCGAGGACATACTCGAAGATATTCTACTCGTAAAAGAGGGGAAAGCACTTCTTCATATGCCTGTTGCCGATTTAAAGGAATGGGCAATTGGGCTCCAAGGGAAAAAAGCTATTATCAATGAATGGACACAGAACGAGGAAGTTATTTATACAAAAAGCATCGGCCTTGAACAGTCGTACGTTGTCGTAAGGAATCATTTTTCCGAAACAGACTTGCAGCGGGCCAATCATGCTGGGATTGACCTCACACCAGTTACAGCAAGTGACCTATGTGTCTATTTAACTAGCAAAACGAAGGGGGGAATTGATGATGTCTTTAACAAGGGTTAG